TCCCGGTATCTGCGCATTTCACCGCTACTCCGGGAATTCCACCACCCTCTCCCACCCTCTAGCTTGAGCGTATCCCACGCTCCCCCACGGTTGAGCCGTGGTCTTTCACATGGGACGCCCCAAGCCGCCTACACGCCCTTTACGCCCAGTAAATCCGGGTAACGCTCGCGCCCTCCGTATTACCGCGGCTGCTGGCACGGAGTTGGCCGGCGCTATTACCTGGGTACCGTCATCCCCCTAACCGGGGCTTTCGTCCCCAGTTCAGGAGTTTACACCCCGAAGGGCTTCCTCCTCCAAGCGGCGTCGCTCCGTCAGGCTTCCGCCCATTGCGGAAGATTCCTAACTGCTGCCTCCCGTAGGAGTGGGGCCCGTGTCTCAGTGCCCCTGTGGCCGGCCGTCCTCTCAGACCGGCTACCCGTCGTCGCCTTGGTGGGCCTTTACCCCACCAACTAGCTGATGGGACGCGGGCCCATCCGGAAGCGGGGCTATCCACCCCTTTAGTCCTACCCCACAGGATAGGACCACATGGCGGATTAGCCTGGGTTTCCCCAGGTTGTCCACCTCTTCCGGGTAGGTCACCCACGCGTTACTCACCCGTCCGCCGCTGGGTAGGCATAAACCTACCCCGCTCGACTTGCATGTCTTAGGCACGCCGCCAGCGTTCACCCTGAGCCAGGATCAAACTCTCCAACAAAAAGAACTCGCCCGAAGGCGTTGTGTTTCGCGTGTTGCCCTATTCCTGCGCTTTCAAGATCCCCCGCCGGTCCAACCGGCGCACCATTGAATGTACCAAGCAGGGACTTTTCTGTCAAGATGGGGGCATGCTGGACCTCTTGGTGGTGGTCCCCCACCCCGACGACGAAAGCTTTGGTGCTGGTGGGGCGCTTCTCCTTGCCAAAAGGGCCGGGCTCAGAACGGGTATCCTTACCCTCACCCAAGGGGAGGCCGGAAGAACCCTGGGGCTTTGTCCCCCCGAGGAGCTGCCTAGGGTGCGGGCCCAAGAGCTAGAGCGGGCGGCGGAGATCCTGGAGGTGGACTTCCTCGAGGTCCTCTCCTTCCCCAACGCCCTACCCCAGGCGGTTCACCTGGAGTACAGAGGCCCCAAAGAGGCGGCGGAGGGACCCCGCGGCCTGGCCTCGGGGAAAGGCCTCCTCGACCATCCCGAGGCGGAAGCAGCCATCCGGGAAAGGCTTCTTGCCCAAAGGCCCCGTTATATCCTCACCTTTCCCCCTGACGGCATCAACGGCCACCCCGACCACGTGGCCACAAGCCGCTACGCCACCAGGGCGGCGAAGGGCCTGGCCCAGGTGGTATACTTCGTGCGG
This portion of the Thermus antranikianii DSM 12462 genome encodes:
- a CDS encoding PIG-L deacetylase family protein — encoded protein: MLDLLVVVPHPDDESFGAGGALLLAKRAGLRTGILTLTQGEAGRTLGLCPPEELPRVRAQELERAAEILEVDFLEVLSFPNALPQAVHLEYRGPKEAAEGPRGLASGKGLLDHPEAEAAIRERLLAQRPRYILTFPPDGINGHPDHVATSRYATRAAKGLAQVVYFVRPEGPWPVTHRLHLPEWALARKLKALAQHRTQALSVLDFMERYPERLWMETFHLPGAKGIQEGPWW